A stretch of the Equus caballus isolate H_3958 breed thoroughbred chromosome X, TB-T2T, whole genome shotgun sequence genome encodes the following:
- the CCDC22 gene encoding coiled-coil domain-containing protein 22, translating to MEEADRILIHSLRQAGTAVPPDVQTLRAFTTELVVEAVVRCLRVINPAVGSGLSPLLPLAMSARFRLAMSLAQACMDLGYPLELGYQNFLYPSEPDLRDLLLFLAERLPTDASEDADQPAGDSAILLRAIGSQIRDQLAVPWVPPLLRTPKLQHLQGSALQRPFHTSRLVMPELSSRGEPREFQASPLLLPTPTQVPQPAGRAASLLERHAIQLCQHTGRDHPGDEDWVHRAPRLPTQEDTRAHRQRLQKHLAEHLRQTWGRPGAPPQAGDLGELLQAWGAGARTGAPKGSRFTHSEKFTFHLEPEAQAAQVSDVPATSRRPEQDTWAAQEQELESLREQLEGVNRNIEEVEANMKTLGISLVQVETECRQSKLSMAEREQALRLKSRAVELLPDGAANLAKLQLVVESSAQRVVHLAGQWEKHRVPLLAEYRHLRKLQDCRELESSRRLAEIQELHQSVRAAAEEARRKEEIYKQLVSELETLPRDVSRLAYTQRILEIVGNIRKQKEEITKILSDTKELQKEINSLSGKLDRTFAVTDELVFKDAKKDDAVRKAYKYLAALHENCSQLIQTIEDTGTIMREVRDLEEQIETEMGKKTLSNLEKIREDYRALRQENAGLLGRVREA from the exons GGCAGTTCCACCAGATGTGCAGACCCTGCGAGCCTTCACCACTGAGCTGGTTGTAGAAGCTGTGGTTCGCTGCCTGCGTGTGATCAACCCTGCCGTGGGCTCTGGCCTCAGCCCCCTGCTGCCTCTGGCCATGTCCGCCCGGTTCCGCCTGGCCATGAGCCTGGCTCAGGCCTGCATG GACCTGGGCTATCCCTTGGAGCTTGGCTATCAGAACTTCCTCTACCCCAGTGAGCCTGATCTCCGGGACTTGCTTCTCTTCTTGGCCGAGCGTCTGCCCACCGATGCCTCTGAGGATGCAGACCAGCCTGCAG GTGACTCAGCTATCCTTCTCCGGGCCATCGGGAGCCAAATCCGTGACCAGCTGGCCGTGCCCTGGGTCCCACCCCTCCTCCGCACTCCTAAGCTGCAGCACCTCCAG GGCTCAGCCCTCCAGAGGCCTTTCCACACCAGCAGGCTGGTCATGCCTGAGTTGAGTTCCAGAGGAG AGCCCCGAGAGTTCCAGGCAAGTCCCCTGCTGCTACCAACTCCCACCCAGGTGCCCCAGCCTGCTGGGAGGGCGGCCTCGCTCCTCGAACGCCATGCCATCCAGCTCTGCCAGCACACGGGCCGGGACCACCCTGGGGACGAGGACTGGGTCCACCGGGcaccccgcctccccacccag GAGGATACACGGGCTCATCGGCAGCGGCTGCAGAAGCACCTGGCTGAGCATCTGCGCCAGACCTGGGGCCGGCCGGGGGCCCCCCCACAAGCCGGAGACCTGGGAGAGCTGCTGCAGGCCTGGGGTGCTGGGGCCAGGACTGGCGCTCCCAAGGGCTCCCGCTTCACGCATTCAGAGAAGTTCACCTTCCACCTG GAGCCGGAGGCCCAGGCAGCCCAGGTGTCAGATGTGCCAGCCACCTCCCGGCGGCCTGAACAG GACACGTGGGCAGCTCAAGAGCAGGAGCTGGAGTCCCTTCGTGAGCAGCTGGAGGGAGTGAACCGCAACATTGAGGAGGTTGAAGCCAACATGAAGACTCTGGGAATCAGCCTCGTGCAG GTGGAGACTGAGTGTCGGCAGAGCAAGCTCAGCATGGCGGAGCGTGAGCAGGCCCTGCGCCTGAAGAGCCGGGCAGTGGAGCTGCTGCCCGATGGGGCTGCCAACCTCGCCAAGCTGCAG CTCGTGGTGGAGAGTAGTGCCCAGCGGGTCGTCCACTTGGCAGGTCAGTGGGAAAAACACCGAGTCCCGCTCCTTGCTGAGTATCGCCACCTCCGAAAGCTCCAGGATTGCAGAGAG CTGGAATCTTCTCGAAGGCTGGCAGAGATCCAGGAGCTGCACCAGAGTGTTCGGGCAGCTGCCGAAGAAGCCCGAAGGAAGGAGGAGATCTATAAGCAACTG GTGTCAGAGCTGGAGACCCTGCCCAGAGATGTGTCCCGGCTGGCCTACACCCAGCGCATCCTGGAGATTGTGGGTAATATCcggaagcagaaggaagagatCACTAAG ATCTTGTCTGACACGAAGGAGCTTCAGAAGGAAATCAACTCCTTGTCTGGGAAGCTGGACCGGACGTTTGCAGTGACTGATGAGCTTGTGTTCAAG GATGCCAAGAAGGATGATGCTGTTCGGAAGGCCTACAAGTATCTAGCTGCCTTGCATGAG AACTGCAGCCAGCTCATCCAGACCATCGAGGACACAGGCACTATCATGCGGGAGGTTCGAGACCTTGAGGAGCAG ATTGAGACGGAGATGGGCAAGAAGACCCTCAGCAACCTGGAGAAGATCCGCGAGGACTACCGAGCCCTTCGCCAGGAGAACGCTGGCCTCCTGGGGCGGGTCCGTGAGGCCTGA
- the FOXP3 gene encoding forkhead box protein P3, giving the protein MPNSRPAKPSAPSLALGPSPGTSPSWRAAPKASDLLGAKGPGAAFQGRDLRGGAHASSSLNPVPPSQLQLPTVPLVMVAPSGARLGPSPHLQALLQDRPHFMHQLSTVDTHARTPVLQVRPLDSPAMISLPPPTAATGVFSLKARPGLPPGINVASVEWVSREPALLCTFPSPSAPRKDSTLSTMPQGSYSLLANGVCKWPGCEKVFEEPEDFLKHCQADHLLDEKGRAQCLLQREVVQSLEQQLVLEKEKLGAMQAHLAGKMALTKAPSAASSDKGSCRLAATGTPGTAVPAWPSPQEAPDGLFAVRRHLWGSHGNSTFPEFFHNMDYFKFHNMRPPFTYATLIRWAILEAPEKQRTLNEIYHWFTRMFAFFRNHPATWKNAIRHNLSLHKCFVRVESEKGAVWTVDEFEFRKKRSQRPSRCSNPTPGP; this is encoded by the exons ATGCCCAACTCCAGGCCAGCCAAGCCCTCAGCCCCTTCCTTGGCGCTCGGCCCATCCCCAGGAACTTCGCCCAGCTGGAGAGCTGCACCAAAGGCCTCGGACCTGCTGGGGGCCAAGGGCCCAGGGGCAGCCTTCCAGGGTCGGGACCTCCGAGGTGGGGCCCATGCCTCCTCCTCCTTGAACCCTGTGCCACCATCGCAGCTGCAG CTGCCCACAGTGCCTCTAGTCATGGTGGCACCCTCCGGAGCACGGCTGGGTCCCTCACCCCACTTGCAGGCACTCCTCCAGGACAGGCCACACTTCATGCACCAG CTCTCAACGGTGGACACCCATGCCCGGACCCCAGTGCTGCAGGTGCGCCCACTGGACAGCCCAGCTATGATCAGCCTTCCACCACCCACTGCTGCCACCGGGGTCTTCTCCCTCAAGGCCCGGCCCGGCCTGCCACCTG GGATCAACGTGGCCAGTGTGGAATGGGTGTCCAGGGAACCAGCACTGCTCTGCACCTTCCCAAGCCCCAGTGCACCCAGGAAAGACAG CACCCTTTCGACCATGCCCCAGGGCTCTTACTCACTGCTGGCAAATGGCGTCTGCAAGTGGCCTGGATGCGAGAAGGTCTTCGAGGAGCCAGAGGACTTCCTCAA GCACTGCCAGGCGGACCATCTCCTGGATGAGAAGGGCAGGGCGCAGTGTCTCCTCCAGAGGGAGGTGGTGCAGTCTCTGGAGCAGCAG CTGGTGCTGGAGAAGGAGAAGCTGGGCGCTATGCAGGCCCACCTGGCTGGGAAGATGGCCCTGACCAAGGCTCCGTCTGCG GCATCATCTGACAAGGGCTCCTGCCGCCTCGCAGCCACTGGCACTCCGGGCACCGCtgtcccagcctggcccagcccccaGGAGGCCCCAGATGGCCTGTTTGCTGTGCGGAGGCACCTCTGGGGCAGCCACGGAAACAGCACATTCCCGG AGTTCTTCCACAACATGGACTACTTCAAGTTCCACAACATGCGGCCCCCTTTCACCTATGCCACTCTCATCCGCTGG GCCATCCTGGAGGCTCCTGAGAAGCAGCGGACACTCAACGAGATCTATCACTGGTTCACACGCATGTTCGCCTTCTTCAGAAACCACCCTGCCACCTGGAAG AATGCCATCCGCCACAACCTGAGCCTGCACAAGTGCTTCGTGCGGGTGGAGAGTGAGAAGGGGGCTGTGTGGACCGTGGATGAGTTCGAGTTCCGCAAGAAGAGGAGCCAGAGGCCCAGCAGGTGTTCCAACCCCACACCTGGCCCCTGA
- the FOXP3 gene encoding forkhead box protein P3 isoform X3 codes for MPNSRPAKPSAPSLALGPSPGTSPSWRAAPKASDLLGAKGPGAAFQGRDLRGGAHASSSLNPVPPSQLQLPTVPLVMVAPSGARLGPSPHLQALLQDRPHFMHQLSTVDTHARTPVLQVRPLDSPAMISLPPPTAATGVFSLKARPGLPPGINVASVEWVSREPALLCTFPSPSAPRKDSTLSTMPQGSYSLLANGVCKWPGCEKVFEEPEDFLKHCQADHLLDEKGRAQCLLQREVVQSLEQQLVLEKEKLGAMQAHLAGKMALTKAPSAASSDKGSCRLAATGTPGTAVPAWPSPQEAPDGLFAVRRHLWGSHGNSTFPAEFFHNMDYFKFHNMRPPFTYATLIRWAILEAPEKQRTLNEIYHWFTRMFAFFRNHPATWKNAIRHNLSLHKCFVRVESEKGAVWTVDEFEFRKKRSQRPSRCSNPTPGP; via the exons ATGCCCAACTCCAGGCCAGCCAAGCCCTCAGCCCCTTCCTTGGCGCTCGGCCCATCCCCAGGAACTTCGCCCAGCTGGAGAGCTGCACCAAAGGCCTCGGACCTGCTGGGGGCCAAGGGCCCAGGGGCAGCCTTCCAGGGTCGGGACCTCCGAGGTGGGGCCCATGCCTCCTCCTCCTTGAACCCTGTGCCACCATCGCAGCTGCAG CTGCCCACAGTGCCTCTAGTCATGGTGGCACCCTCCGGAGCACGGCTGGGTCCCTCACCCCACTTGCAGGCACTCCTCCAGGACAGGCCACACTTCATGCACCAG CTCTCAACGGTGGACACCCATGCCCGGACCCCAGTGCTGCAGGTGCGCCCACTGGACAGCCCAGCTATGATCAGCCTTCCACCACCCACTGCTGCCACCGGGGTCTTCTCCCTCAAGGCCCGGCCCGGCCTGCCACCTG GGATCAACGTGGCCAGTGTGGAATGGGTGTCCAGGGAACCAGCACTGCTCTGCACCTTCCCAAGCCCCAGTGCACCCAGGAAAGACAG CACCCTTTCGACCATGCCCCAGGGCTCTTACTCACTGCTGGCAAATGGCGTCTGCAAGTGGCCTGGATGCGAGAAGGTCTTCGAGGAGCCAGAGGACTTCCTCAA GCACTGCCAGGCGGACCATCTCCTGGATGAGAAGGGCAGGGCGCAGTGTCTCCTCCAGAGGGAGGTGGTGCAGTCTCTGGAGCAGCAG CTGGTGCTGGAGAAGGAGAAGCTGGGCGCTATGCAGGCCCACCTGGCTGGGAAGATGGCCCTGACCAAGGCTCCGTCTGCG GCATCATCTGACAAGGGCTCCTGCCGCCTCGCAGCCACTGGCACTCCGGGCACCGCtgtcccagcctggcccagcccccaGGAGGCCCCAGATGGCCTGTTTGCTGTGCGGAGGCACCTCTGGGGCAGCCACGGAAACAGCACATTCCCGG CAGAGTTCTTCCACAACATGGACTACTTCAAGTTCCACAACATGCGGCCCCCTTTCACCTATGCCACTCTCATCCGCTGG GCCATCCTGGAGGCTCCTGAGAAGCAGCGGACACTCAACGAGATCTATCACTGGTTCACACGCATGTTCGCCTTCTTCAGAAACCACCCTGCCACCTGGAAG AATGCCATCCGCCACAACCTGAGCCTGCACAAGTGCTTCGTGCGGGTGGAGAGTGAGAAGGGGGCTGTGTGGACCGTGGATGAGTTCGAGTTCCGCAAGAAGAGGAGCCAGAGGCCCAGCAGGTGTTCCAACCCCACACCTGGCCCCTGA
- the FOXP3 gene encoding forkhead box protein P3 isoform X2: protein MPQPMPALIRGGIQVVEYFSPLPQHMCNSFPLCPHSLPSDKDPMPNSRPAKPSAPSLALGPSPGTSPSWRAAPKASDLLGAKGPGAAFQGRDLRGGAHASSSLNPVPPSQLQLPTVPLVMVAPSGARLGPSPHLQALLQDRPHFMHQLSTVDTHARTPVLQVRPLDSPAMISLPPPTAATGVFSLKARPGLPPGINVASVEWVSREPALLCTFPSPSAPRKDSTLSTMPQGSYSLLANGVCKWPGCEKVFEEPEDFLKHCQADHLLDEKGRAQCLLQREVVQSLEQQLVLEKEKLGAMQAHLAGKMALTKAPSAASSDKGSCRLAATGTPGTAVPAWPSPQEAPDGLFAVRRHLWGSHGNSTFPEFFHNMDYFKFHNMRPPFTYATLIRWAILEAPEKQRTLNEIYHWFTRMFAFFRNHPATWKNAIRHNLSLHKCFVRVESEKGAVWTVDEFEFRKKRSQRPSRCSNPTPGP, encoded by the exons ATGCCCCAGCCAATGCCTGCTCTGATCAGAGGGGGTATCCAAGTGGTTGAGTATttctcacccctcccccagcacatGTGTAACTCCTTCCCCTTATGTCCCCACAGCCTGCCCTCGGACAAGGACCCAATGCCCAACTCCAGGCCAGCCAAGCCCTCAGCCCCTTCCTTGGCGCTCGGCCCATCCCCAGGAACTTCGCCCAGCTGGAGAGCTGCACCAAAGGCCTCGGACCTGCTGGGGGCCAAGGGCCCAGGGGCAGCCTTCCAGGGTCGGGACCTCCGAGGTGGGGCCCATGCCTCCTCCTCCTTGAACCCTGTGCCACCATCGCAGCTGCAG CTGCCCACAGTGCCTCTAGTCATGGTGGCACCCTCCGGAGCACGGCTGGGTCCCTCACCCCACTTGCAGGCACTCCTCCAGGACAGGCCACACTTCATGCACCAG CTCTCAACGGTGGACACCCATGCCCGGACCCCAGTGCTGCAGGTGCGCCCACTGGACAGCCCAGCTATGATCAGCCTTCCACCACCCACTGCTGCCACCGGGGTCTTCTCCCTCAAGGCCCGGCCCGGCCTGCCACCTG GGATCAACGTGGCCAGTGTGGAATGGGTGTCCAGGGAACCAGCACTGCTCTGCACCTTCCCAAGCCCCAGTGCACCCAGGAAAGACAG CACCCTTTCGACCATGCCCCAGGGCTCTTACTCACTGCTGGCAAATGGCGTCTGCAAGTGGCCTGGATGCGAGAAGGTCTTCGAGGAGCCAGAGGACTTCCTCAA GCACTGCCAGGCGGACCATCTCCTGGATGAGAAGGGCAGGGCGCAGTGTCTCCTCCAGAGGGAGGTGGTGCAGTCTCTGGAGCAGCAG CTGGTGCTGGAGAAGGAGAAGCTGGGCGCTATGCAGGCCCACCTGGCTGGGAAGATGGCCCTGACCAAGGCTCCGTCTGCG GCATCATCTGACAAGGGCTCCTGCCGCCTCGCAGCCACTGGCACTCCGGGCACCGCtgtcccagcctggcccagcccccaGGAGGCCCCAGATGGCCTGTTTGCTGTGCGGAGGCACCTCTGGGGCAGCCACGGAAACAGCACATTCCCGG AGTTCTTCCACAACATGGACTACTTCAAGTTCCACAACATGCGGCCCCCTTTCACCTATGCCACTCTCATCCGCTGG GCCATCCTGGAGGCTCCTGAGAAGCAGCGGACACTCAACGAGATCTATCACTGGTTCACACGCATGTTCGCCTTCTTCAGAAACCACCCTGCCACCTGGAAG AATGCCATCCGCCACAACCTGAGCCTGCACAAGTGCTTCGTGCGGGTGGAGAGTGAGAAGGGGGCTGTGTGGACCGTGGATGAGTTCGAGTTCCGCAAGAAGAGGAGCCAGAGGCCCAGCAGGTGTTCCAACCCCACACCTGGCCCCTGA
- the FOXP3 gene encoding forkhead box protein P3 isoform X1 — MPQPMPALIRGGIQVVEYFSPLPQHMCNSFPLCPHSLPSDKDPMPNSRPAKPSAPSLALGPSPGTSPSWRAAPKASDLLGAKGPGAAFQGRDLRGGAHASSSLNPVPPSQLQLPTVPLVMVAPSGARLGPSPHLQALLQDRPHFMHQLSTVDTHARTPVLQVRPLDSPAMISLPPPTAATGVFSLKARPGLPPGINVASVEWVSREPALLCTFPSPSAPRKDSTLSTMPQGSYSLLANGVCKWPGCEKVFEEPEDFLKHCQADHLLDEKGRAQCLLQREVVQSLEQQLVLEKEKLGAMQAHLAGKMALTKAPSAASSDKGSCRLAATGTPGTAVPAWPSPQEAPDGLFAVRRHLWGSHGNSTFPAEFFHNMDYFKFHNMRPPFTYATLIRWAILEAPEKQRTLNEIYHWFTRMFAFFRNHPATWKNAIRHNLSLHKCFVRVESEKGAVWTVDEFEFRKKRSQRPSRCSNPTPGP, encoded by the exons ATGCCCCAGCCAATGCCTGCTCTGATCAGAGGGGGTATCCAAGTGGTTGAGTATttctcacccctcccccagcacatGTGTAACTCCTTCCCCTTATGTCCCCACAGCCTGCCCTCGGACAAGGACCCAATGCCCAACTCCAGGCCAGCCAAGCCCTCAGCCCCTTCCTTGGCGCTCGGCCCATCCCCAGGAACTTCGCCCAGCTGGAGAGCTGCACCAAAGGCCTCGGACCTGCTGGGGGCCAAGGGCCCAGGGGCAGCCTTCCAGGGTCGGGACCTCCGAGGTGGGGCCCATGCCTCCTCCTCCTTGAACCCTGTGCCACCATCGCAGCTGCAG CTGCCCACAGTGCCTCTAGTCATGGTGGCACCCTCCGGAGCACGGCTGGGTCCCTCACCCCACTTGCAGGCACTCCTCCAGGACAGGCCACACTTCATGCACCAG CTCTCAACGGTGGACACCCATGCCCGGACCCCAGTGCTGCAGGTGCGCCCACTGGACAGCCCAGCTATGATCAGCCTTCCACCACCCACTGCTGCCACCGGGGTCTTCTCCCTCAAGGCCCGGCCCGGCCTGCCACCTG GGATCAACGTGGCCAGTGTGGAATGGGTGTCCAGGGAACCAGCACTGCTCTGCACCTTCCCAAGCCCCAGTGCACCCAGGAAAGACAG CACCCTTTCGACCATGCCCCAGGGCTCTTACTCACTGCTGGCAAATGGCGTCTGCAAGTGGCCTGGATGCGAGAAGGTCTTCGAGGAGCCAGAGGACTTCCTCAA GCACTGCCAGGCGGACCATCTCCTGGATGAGAAGGGCAGGGCGCAGTGTCTCCTCCAGAGGGAGGTGGTGCAGTCTCTGGAGCAGCAG CTGGTGCTGGAGAAGGAGAAGCTGGGCGCTATGCAGGCCCACCTGGCTGGGAAGATGGCCCTGACCAAGGCTCCGTCTGCG GCATCATCTGACAAGGGCTCCTGCCGCCTCGCAGCCACTGGCACTCCGGGCACCGCtgtcccagcctggcccagcccccaGGAGGCCCCAGATGGCCTGTTTGCTGTGCGGAGGCACCTCTGGGGCAGCCACGGAAACAGCACATTCCCGG CAGAGTTCTTCCACAACATGGACTACTTCAAGTTCCACAACATGCGGCCCCCTTTCACCTATGCCACTCTCATCCGCTGG GCCATCCTGGAGGCTCCTGAGAAGCAGCGGACACTCAACGAGATCTATCACTGGTTCACACGCATGTTCGCCTTCTTCAGAAACCACCCTGCCACCTGGAAG AATGCCATCCGCCACAACCTGAGCCTGCACAAGTGCTTCGTGCGGGTGGAGAGTGAGAAGGGGGCTGTGTGGACCGTGGATGAGTTCGAGTTCCGCAAGAAGAGGAGCCAGAGGCCCAGCAGGTGTTCCAACCCCACACCTGGCCCCTGA